One genomic segment of Rivularia sp. PCC 7116 includes these proteins:
- a CDS encoding tyrosinase family protein translates to MKFISNRLSISAISLVCSLNIFSNLAIAGDFVVRKNVVDLTSKEKTDLVDAIKTLKTTIPEGSEISVYDQFVGVHLGAMSLARKNGAMEMPKFNQDFDIAHGNSAFLPWHREYILRFEKALQSVNSNVTLPYWDWTQPEAVDTIFKKDFLGINGEGVTIDIAGGIPGNIPSDIPDIDNVPPGNIPNNIPSDIPNNIAFGGGLVVEGGPVVSGNFSEAEGWVLNEKINIDRDTRQSLGTSLVRFLGQFPASDYPLPQEQIDKVLALDDYLLFRPALEGYITVDEDGNVTRGGFTHNYMHSYVGGAIIDDSDLENIQFKGLGTMSNVPSSPYDPIFWLHHANVDRIWAEWQENGHSGTEYYPESGQPEGHNLNDKMWPWDGGKLLAETEDLQGLLSLLPEFEPGDVIRPIDVLDHTKLGYNYDTLQNSPQPEKVPEPTSILAFTSIAALLAVAKKQRAVLAKHVR, encoded by the coding sequence ATGAAATTTATCTCTAATAGGTTGTCCATTTCTGCTATTAGTTTGGTTTGTAGCTTAAATATATTTTCAAACTTGGCGATCGCCGGTGATTTTGTAGTTAGAAAAAACGTCGTGGATTTGACTTCAAAAGAGAAAACTGATTTAGTTGATGCTATCAAAACTCTAAAAACTACAATTCCTGAAGGCAGCGAAATCAGCGTTTACGACCAGTTTGTAGGCGTACATTTGGGAGCAATGAGTTTAGCTCGCAAAAATGGTGCAATGGAAATGCCAAAATTTAACCAAGATTTCGATATAGCTCATGGGAATTCGGCATTTTTACCTTGGCATCGCGAATATATACTAAGATTTGAAAAAGCTTTACAATCAGTAAACTCAAATGTAACTCTTCCTTATTGGGATTGGACTCAACCAGAAGCTGTTGATACGATTTTTAAAAAAGACTTTTTGGGAATCAACGGTGAAGGTGTAACAATTGATATTGCAGGTGGTATTCCAGGTAATATTCCCTCAGATATTCCCGATATTGATAATGTTCCACCTGGTAATATTCCCAATAACATTCCAAGTGATATTCCTAATAATATTGCTTTTGGAGGGGGTTTGGTTGTGGAAGGGGGACCAGTTGTGTCCGGTAATTTTTCCGAAGCCGAAGGATGGGTTTTAAACGAGAAGATAAATATTGATAGAGATACCAGACAATCTTTAGGAACTTCTCTTGTCCGATTTTTAGGACAATTTCCTGCCAGTGATTATCCTTTACCTCAAGAACAAATCGATAAAGTTCTGGCTCTAGATGATTATCTTCTATTCCGTCCTGCTTTAGAAGGATATATTACTGTCGATGAAGATGGTAACGTAACTCGTGGAGGCTTCACTCACAACTATATGCATTCATACGTTGGGGGAGCAATTATTGACGATTCGGATTTAGAAAATATTCAATTTAAAGGACTAGGTACCATGAGTAACGTTCCTAGTTCTCCTTATGACCCAATATTCTGGCTGCATCACGCCAATGTAGATAGAATTTGGGCAGAATGGCAAGAAAATGGACATTCAGGTACCGAATACTATCCAGAATCGGGACAACCAGAAGGACATAACCTCAACGATAAAATGTGGCCTTGGGATGGTGGTAAATTACTTGCCGAAACTGAAGATTTGCAAGGTCTTTTATCTTTACTACCAGAATTTGAGCCTGGTGATGTAATTAGACCAATTGACGTTTTAGACCACACAAAACTAGGCTACAACTACGATACCCTACAAAATTCCCCCCAACCGGAGAAAGTACCAGAACCCACTTCTATACTGGCTTTCACAAGTATTGCTGCACTACTTGCGGTTGCTAAAAAACAGCGAGCAGTGTTAGCGAAGCATGTCCGCTAG
- the trpB gene encoding tryptophan synthase subunit beta, with amino-acid sequence MVSTPDISSKISSVARPDNLGRFGKFGGKYVPETLMPALLELETAYEKYRNDPDFKAELDGLLRDYVGRPSPLYFAERLTQHYAKPDGSGAQIYLKREDLNHTGAHKINNALAQVLLAKRMGKQRIIAETGAGQHGVATATACARFGLKCVIFMGIHDMERQALNVFRMRLMGAEVSPVEAGTGTLKDATSEAIRDWVTNVETTHYILGSVAGPHPYPMLVRDYHAIIGVETRNQCEEKWGGLPDILLACVGGGSNAMGLFHEFVNDESVRLIGVEAAGEGVATEKHAATLTKGRVGVLHGAMSYLLQDGDGQVIEAHSVSAGLDYPGVGPEHSFLKDMNRAEYYSVTDKEALDAFRKVSELEGIIPALETAHAFAYLEKLCPQLDGSPKLVINCSGRGDKDVQTVAKVINL; translated from the coding sequence ATGGTCAGTACTCCAGATATCAGTTCAAAAATTTCATCAGTTGCTCGTCCCGACAATTTGGGAAGATTTGGAAAGTTCGGTGGAAAGTACGTACCCGAAACTTTAATGCCAGCTTTGCTAGAATTGGAAACTGCTTACGAAAAGTATCGTAATGACCCCGATTTCAAAGCTGAATTGGACGGTTTATTACGCGATTACGTAGGAAGACCAAGCCCATTGTATTTTGCGGAACGTTTGACTCAACATTATGCAAAACCAGATGGCTCTGGAGCGCAAATTTACTTAAAGCGTGAAGATTTAAACCATACCGGCGCTCACAAAATTAACAATGCTTTAGCTCAAGTTTTGTTGGCTAAACGCATGGGTAAACAAAGAATTATCGCTGAAACCGGAGCAGGACAACACGGTGTTGCAACTGCTACAGCTTGCGCTCGTTTTGGTTTGAAGTGCGTGATTTTCATGGGTATTCACGACATGGAAAGACAAGCGCTCAACGTATTCCGGATGCGATTGATGGGAGCGGAAGTTAGCCCTGTAGAAGCTGGAACCGGAACTTTAAAAGATGCAACTTCTGAAGCAATCCGCGACTGGGTAACAAACGTAGAAACTACACACTACATTTTAGGTTCCGTTGCCGGACCTCATCCTTATCCAATGTTGGTACGCGATTACCACGCAATAATTGGCGTAGAAACTCGCAATCAATGCGAGGAAAAATGGGGTGGATTACCCGATATTCTTTTAGCTTGTGTTGGTGGTGGTTCCAATGCAATGGGATTATTTCACGAATTCGTTAACGATGAATCCGTGCGTTTGATTGGAGTCGAAGCAGCCGGTGAAGGTGTCGCTACCGAAAAACATGCAGCAACCTTGACCAAAGGAAGAGTTGGAGTATTGCACGGTGCGATGAGTTATTTACTGCAAGATGGTGACGGACAAGTCATCGAAGCGCACTCAGTCAGCGCCGGTTTGGACTATCCCGGAGTTGGCCCAGAACACAGTTTTCTTAAAGATATGAATCGCGCTGAATACTATAGCGTGACCGATAAAGAAGCTTTGGATGCATTTAGAAAAGTGTCGGAACTAGAAGGGATTATTCCCGCACTAGAAACCGCTCACGCTTTTGCTTATTTAGAAAAACTCTGTCCTCAACTAGATGGCAGTCCTAAGTTAGTTATCAACTGTTCCGGTAGAGGTGACAAAGACGTGCAAACCGTAGCTAAAGTAATTAATCTTTAG